One genomic window of Ammospiza nelsoni isolate bAmmNel1 chromosome 4, bAmmNel1.pri, whole genome shotgun sequence includes the following:
- the PANK2 gene encoding pantothenate kinase 2, mitochondrial isoform X3, with translation MAPQASGMCTWSSGSSRCVDMGDLELCKLDELDCLVKGVLYIDSVGFNGHSECYYFENPTDAERCQKLPFNLENPYPLLLVNIGSGVSILAVYSKDNYKRVTGTSLGGGTFFGLCCLLTGCSTFEEALEMASHGDSTKVDKLVRDIYGGDYERFGLPGWAVASSFGNMMSKEKRESVSKEDLARATLITITNNIGSIARMCALNENINRVVFVGNFLRINTISMRLLAYALDYWSKGQLKALFLEHEGYFGAVGALLGLLDSA, from the exons ATGGCTCCACAGGCATCCGGGATGTgcacctggagctcagggagctCACGCTGTGTGGAC ATGGGTGACCTTGAGCTGTGCAAGCTCGATGAGCTGGACTGCCTTGTCAAAGGAGTGCTGTACATTGACTCTGTGGGCTTCAATGGACACTCAGAGTGTTACTATTTTGAGAACCCCACGGATGCTGAGAGGTGCCAGAAGCTTCCATTCAACCTGGAGAATCCCTATCCTCTCCTCCTGGTGAACATTGGCTCAGGGGTCAGCATTTTGGCTGTCTACTCCAAAGACAACTACAAACGGGTAACAGGCACCAG cctTGGAGGGGGAACCTTCTTTGGCCTGTGCTGCCTTCTGACAGGCTGCTCCACGTTtgaggaggccctggagatGGCATCCCACGGGGACAGCACCAAGGTGGACAAACTGGTGAGGGACATCTACGGAGGAGACTACGAGCGCTTcgggctgccaggctgggctgtggcatCCAG CTTTGGAAACATGATGAGCAAGGAGAAGAGGGAATCTGTCAGCAAGGAGGACCTGGCCAGGGCCACTTTAATCACCATCACCAACAACATTGGCTCCATAGCACGGATGTGTGCCCTTAACGAG AACATCAACCGTGTGGTGTTCGTGGGCAACTTCCTTCGGATCAACACCATCTCCATGAGGCTCCTGGCCTATGCCCTGGACTACTGGTCAAAGGGACAGTTAAAAGCACTTTTCTTGGAACATGAg GGTTACTTCGGTGCAgttggagctctcctgggacTCCTGGACTCAGCCTGA
- the PANK2 gene encoding pantothenate kinase 2, mitochondrial isoform X2 — MAPQASGMCTWSSGSSRCVDVKMGDLELCKLDELDCLVKGVLYIDSVGFNGHSECYYFENPTDAERCQKLPFNLENPYPLLLVNIGSGVSILAVYSKDNYKRVTGTSLGGGTFFGLCCLLTGCSTFEEALEMASHGDSTKVDKLVRDIYGGDYERFGLPGWAVASSFGNMMSKEKRESVSKEDLARATLITITNNIGSIARMCALNENINRVVFVGNFLRINTISMRLLAYALDYWSKGQLKALFLEHEGYFGAVGALLGLLDSA, encoded by the exons ATGGCTCCACAGGCATCCGGGATGTgcacctggagctcagggagctCACGCTGTGTGGACGTAAAG ATGGGTGACCTTGAGCTGTGCAAGCTCGATGAGCTGGACTGCCTTGTCAAAGGAGTGCTGTACATTGACTCTGTGGGCTTCAATGGACACTCAGAGTGTTACTATTTTGAGAACCCCACGGATGCTGAGAGGTGCCAGAAGCTTCCATTCAACCTGGAGAATCCCTATCCTCTCCTCCTGGTGAACATTGGCTCAGGGGTCAGCATTTTGGCTGTCTACTCCAAAGACAACTACAAACGGGTAACAGGCACCAG cctTGGAGGGGGAACCTTCTTTGGCCTGTGCTGCCTTCTGACAGGCTGCTCCACGTTtgaggaggccctggagatGGCATCCCACGGGGACAGCACCAAGGTGGACAAACTGGTGAGGGACATCTACGGAGGAGACTACGAGCGCTTcgggctgccaggctgggctgtggcatCCAG CTTTGGAAACATGATGAGCAAGGAGAAGAGGGAATCTGTCAGCAAGGAGGACCTGGCCAGGGCCACTTTAATCACCATCACCAACAACATTGGCTCCATAGCACGGATGTGTGCCCTTAACGAG AACATCAACCGTGTGGTGTTCGTGGGCAACTTCCTTCGGATCAACACCATCTCCATGAGGCTCCTGGCCTATGCCCTGGACTACTGGTCAAAGGGACAGTTAAAAGCACTTTTCTTGGAACATGAg GGTTACTTCGGTGCAgttggagctctcctgggacTCCTGGACTCAGCCTGA
- the RNF24 gene encoding RING finger protein 24 has protein sequence MSSDFQHYSFRMPNIGFQNLPLNIYIVVFGTAIFVFILSLLFCCYLIRLRHQAHKELYAYKQVILKEKVKELNLHEICAVCLEEFKPKDELGICPCKHAFHRKCLIKWLEVRKVCPLCNMPVLQLAQLHGKPDPGPPQGPLPGSQNIV, from the exons ATGAGCTCAGACTTCCAGCATTACAGTTTCAGGATGCCGAACATCGGGTTCCAGAACCTTCCTCTCAACATATACATCGTGGTTTTCGGCACAGCCATCTTCGTCTTCATCCTCAGCTTGCTCTTCTGTTGCTACTTGATCAG GCTCAGGCATCAGGCACACAAAGAGCTTTACGCCTACAAACAG GTCATACTCAAGGAGAAGGTGAAGGAGCTGAACCTCCATGAG ATCTgtgccgtgtgcctggaggaGTTCAAGCCCAAGGATGAGCTGGGGATCTGTCCCTGCAAACATGCCTTCCACAGGAA GTGCCTCATCAAGTGGCTGGAGGTGCGGAAGGTGTGTCCCCTGTGTAACATGCCGGTGCTGCAGCTGGCGCAGCTGCACGGCAAGCCGGACCCGGGCCCGCCGCAGGGGCCGCTGCCCGGCTCGCAGAACATCGTATAG